The genome window AAGTACGCCGCGTAGAACGAGGCGTCGGTCAGCGTGCTGTCCAGCTGCGAGGCCGTCTGCCAGAGCGAGATGGCCGCCGCGGTGTCGTGCTTCTCGGCGATGGCCACGCGCGCCGACTCCATCGCCTGCCCGCCCAGCGTCTTGCGCTGCGGCTCCACCTCGCTGGCGAACTCGGGGCAGAGCTGGATGGTGCGCGCGTACAGCGAGTCGGCGCGAGCCGGCTGGTTCAGCCCCGCCGAGGCGCTGGCCGCCACGAAGTAGTTGAACGGGTTGTTGGGGTCGGCCTGCGTGCCCGCCATGGCCTTGTCGTACGCCTGCTGGAAGAGCGCCGGCTTGTTGTTGGCGTTGCGCGGCAGGTAGGTCTGGTTGATCACCGCCTGCGCGTCGGCCGCGGCGGCCGACACCTTCACGCCGCTGGCGCAGGCCACCTGCGGCAGCGACGCGGCGCCGGCGCGGTTCCCCTGCGCGACCGCCCCGCCGTTCGCCAGCAGGGTGCCGAGCGCCGCGGCGCCCAGGGCCAGCCGCAGCCCGTTCCGGGTGTTCATCGGGTGTCCTCCGTGGGATTGGTGTTCCGCCCGCCCGCGCTTTGCGCGGACGGGGACAGGGGAGGGCGGCCGCGGGGCTTCACCCCTCGGCCGCCACGCCTTCCGACAGCATGGCGCGGTACGCCGCCAGCGGGGAAATCCCCAGCCGCCCGGCGGCGCGCGCCACGTCCTCGAACTCGGGCTTGGCCCGCTCGCCCCCGCCGGGGAGCCGCGAGCGCTTCACCCGCACCTCTTCGCCGCGCCAGGTCACGGTCTCCACCCGCCGCGGCAGCACCGCGCGCGACACCGGCCACCAGCGCACGCCGATCGACGAGCCGGCGTGGAAGAGCGCGCCGCTCACCGCGTCCAGCGTGGCCGGCTGCGCCAGCGCCTCGATCCGCAAGCCCGGGCGCCCCTTCTTCATCCCCACCGGCGTGACGGTGCAGTCCAGCGCGCCGGCGGCCAGCACCGCCTCCATCAGCGGCGGCACGTACTCGGGCGGCAGGTCGTCCACGTCGCACTGCACGACCAGCACCTGATCTCCATCCCCCTCCGCTTCCCGCGGCTCGATGAGCACCAGGCGGAGGACGTTGGGGCGGTCCTGCGGGTCGCGCGTGCCGGCACCGAAGCCGCTGGCCAGCGGGGTGTACGCGGCGGGCGCGGCGCGGCCGCCGGTGAGCGCGGCGATCAGGGCGGCACCGGTCGGCGTGGTACACTCGCCCTCGAACGATGGGTCCGTTACCTCGATGCCGTTCAACAACTTGAGCACCGCCGGCGGGGGCACGGGAAAGTGCCCGTGCGCCATGTCCACCCAGCCGCGGCCCAGCGCCACCGGGCGCGTGTAGTATTCGGTCACGCCCAGTTCCGCGCACCCCGCGACGGCGGAGAGGATGTCGACGATGGCGTCCACTGCGCCCACCTCGTGGAAGTGCACGCGCTCCACGGTCGTCCCGTGCACCTCGGCCTCGGACTGCGCCAGCAGGGTGAAGGCGTGCACCGCGCGGTCGCGCACCTCGGGAGCCACGCCGGTGCCCTCGATGATCTTCACCACGTGGTGCAGATGGCGATGGGCGTGCTCGTGCGGCAGCTCCAGCAGCAGGCGCGTGGCGGCGATTCCCTTGCGGTTCACGCGCTCGGCGCCCACGCGCACGTCGCCCAGGTTCAGCGACGCGACGAAGGACTGCAGCCACTCCAGCGGGAGCCCCAAGTCCAGCAGGGCGCCCACCGTCATGTCGCCGCTGATCCCGGCGAAGGGGTCGAAGATCAGTCCGCGCAAGCTCTCAGGTCCGTCCGGGGGTGGAAGCCGCAAAGTACCCCGGCGGCCGGATTCCGTCAAACGTGCAACCGCGCGCGGATCTGACGGGGCCGGGATTCGAATCGATCGGACGCGACGAACGCGCGCGCAGGGATTCGCTGCGCGCGCGTTCGTCGGCGGTTTTCCGGGTGATCAGGCCGCGGACTTCGCTGGGGGAGGGATTTCAGCTGTATCCACGAGCCGGTTGCGATGCTGCTCCTGCAGCCGCATGTAGTACTCGACCAGCCGATGGGGATCGTGGCCGACAGCCTCCGAAATCTCGTGCCGCACCTGCCGGATGCGGTCAAGCGTAGGATCGCTATGCTGGCTCATCATCACCACCAGCAGCCGCGAACCGGCGGGAACGGACGCGAAGTTCGGCGAAGACTTCTTCGGCCGGGATCAACTCAGCCGTGCCGGCTTCGAGCTCGGCGACGCGGCGAAGGATCTCGTCATCCCACGCACGCTCGACCTCGGCGGGATCTTCATCTTCATCCTGAAGCGGCTGAGTCATCTCCCGGCTCCTGTTTGAGATTCTTCACAAGGTAACGGGTGCCCACAGGACTGTCCATCTTCCCTCGATTCAGAAAAAGAGGGCGGCCTCGCAGCCGCCCTCCCGCCCCATGCCCTCGCGTGGCCGCTCACGGCGCCGCTGCCGTCGGCATCTCGCGCAGGCGCTGGGTGACCATCTCGGCGAGCGCCTTCTCGAGGACGCCGGTGGAGGCGCAGTCGACCACGTTGGTGGCGATGTCGCGGCGGCGGGCGTGGCCGTCCACCTGCGTGCGCAGGATCGTGCGCCCGTCGCCCGCGGGCACCACCCGCATGAGCATGGCGATGATCATGTTGGCGTTGTCCGCCAGCTCCATCCCGAATCCGTTGTCCTGGCACTGGAAGAAGTCGTGGTTGCGGCGGCCGAAGAGCTGCCCGCGCACCTCCAGGTACGGAGTGAGGAACGCGTGGTCGGTGCTGTCGGCGCTCTCGGTGGCGGGGAGCCCCAGCTCGTTGAAGACGTGCGGCACCATGCTCCACACCAGCTCCGGCGCGAACGCCAGCGTGTCTTCGGACATGCCGACGTCAGCGCGGAACTCGATGACGCGATTGCCCTGCTGCATCGGCGTGGAGCCCTGCTGCGCGGCCGCGGCGGTCGCGCACAGCGGCACGGCGGCGAGGGCGATGAGGAAGATTCTGCGCATCGCTTGGATGGGGATCGGGAGTCACTGCGGAGAAGCCGATTCGTCCCCCAATGTAAACGGATGTGAAGAATCGCGGCACTGAACGGGACATTGTGCAAGCGACGGCCGCCCCCGCCCTACGCGGTCCAGGATGCGCCGGCGCTGTCGCGGCTGGAGGGCTCGGCATCGGCCGGATGCGTCCACACCTGTGGCGACAGTCCCATCCCCGCGGGATTCCACATCTCCGCGGCACGGGCGGGGTCGGGGGCGAAGCGCGCGTTGCGGAACAGGCCGTCGACCACGATCGCCGAGAAGCGCGCGCGGTTGGCCACGGAGAATGCGACCGGCTCGAATCCCATCTCCGCCAGCCGCGTGACCGAGGCGCCGAACGGCAGCGCGTCGGGCCACATCGGCTGCACCATCATCTCCATCTGCAATCCCACGAAGCCTTCCACGCGCGAGCCGGCGCCCTCGATCACCTGCCAGTCGAACCCCTCCGCGTCGACTTTCAGGAACGCCGGCGCGTCCAGCTCGACCGTCCCGTCCGCGAGCAGCGTGTCGAGGCGGCGGACCGGTACGCGCTCGGAGCCCTCGTCCTTCAGCGCGGAGGGCAGCCACTCGCGCGCGAAGTCGCCCAGGCGCGCGAGCGTGGCGTTCTCGTGGCCGGGAAAGGTGCGGATCTCCGCCTCGCCGTCCACTAGGCCCAGCGCCATGCGGTGCGCCTCCCAGCGCGGGTCGCCGGCCGCGCGCGCCCGCAGCCGCTCGAAGGTGGCCGCGACGGGCTCGAACGACGCGATCCGTCCACCGTACCCCAGCCGGCGCAGCGCCAGCCCGAAGCGGCCCACGTTCGCGCCCACGTCCAGCACGCACCCCACGCCGAAGCCGGCCAGGAAGTCGTGCAGCACGTTCTCGTACTCGGAGCGCAGCGGATAACGGGCGAGGTGCACGCCGGTGCGGTGCAGGAGCCTCTGGACGAAGCCGGTCATGGATGCGGTGCGGAGATGGGTGGAGGTGGCGGGGAGATTCGCCCGCGCCGGAGAGATCGGAAGGAAGCGCTCGGAATGTGTTCGCCCGCGCGGCGATGCACAACAACGGCGAAAGGGCGGACCGAGGTCCGCCCTTTCGCATCCCGCTGTCCCATCCGGGGGACAGGGCTCGGTGAGGAATCCGGAGGGATGTGGATCTCGGAAGGCGTTCAGCCCCTGGCGGGATTGGCTCCGCCCACGGTGACCGCGGGTTTCTGCCCGCCTTCGATGCGGTCCGGCTCGCAGAGCATGGACGACACCCGTCCGCCCTCGCGGGTCACGACGAACGCCGTCCGCGCATCGTGCCACTCCGTGATCTGGCGCAGGCTGTCGGGCGAGGTGAAGCGGGTGGCGGGCGCGCCCAGGTCCTGCTCGTACCCGGCGACGATGAAGTCGTACGATTCGCCGGGCCCGTACGCGAACGCGATGCAGCGCACGGTGCCGTCCGGGCGCGTGGACACGGTGATGGAGTCCGCGCCGCCGTACATCCCCGGCCGCACGCGGTACGTGTCCTTGCCGGCGGCCACCAGCAGCGGCTGAACGTCGTCGCGAATCGGCGCGCCGAGCTTCAGCTCCTGGCTGCCGTCGCCGATCGTGATCTCGCGGAAGATGCCGGACTGCGCGCTTCCCCAGCGCGTGCACGCGGAGAGGGCGAGGAGAAGGACGGCGGCGGTCGATCGCATCGTCCTCATCTCATCTCAATGGCGGAAGAGACGGCGGCCGGTGAACACCATCGCGATCCCGTGCTCGTCCGCGGCGGCGATGGTCTCCTCGTCGCGGACGG of Longimicrobium sp. contains these proteins:
- the larC gene encoding nickel pincer cofactor biosynthesis protein LarC, encoding MRGLIFDPFAGISGDMTVGALLDLGLPLEWLQSFVASLNLGDVRVGAERVNRKGIAATRLLLELPHEHAHRHLHHVVKIIEGTGVAPEVRDRAVHAFTLLAQSEAEVHGTTVERVHFHEVGAVDAIVDILSAVAGCAELGVTEYYTRPVALGRGWVDMAHGHFPVPPPAVLKLLNGIEVTDPSFEGECTTPTGAALIAALTGGRAAPAAYTPLASGFGAGTRDPQDRPNVLRLVLIEPREAEGDGDQVLVVQCDVDDLPPEYVPPLMEAVLAAGALDCTVTPVGMKKGRPGLRIEALAQPATLDAVSGALFHAGSSIGVRWWPVSRAVLPRRVETVTWRGEEVRVKRSRLPGGGERAKPEFEDVARAAGRLGISPLAAYRAMLSEGVAAEG
- a CDS encoding addiction module protein; translated protein: MTQPLQDEDEDPAEVERAWDDEILRRVAELEAGTAELIPAEEVFAELRVRSRRFAAAGGDDEPA
- a CDS encoding FkbM family methyltransferase, producing the protein MTGFVQRLLHRTGVHLARYPLRSEYENVLHDFLAGFGVGCVLDVGANVGRFGLALRRLGYGGRIASFEPVAATFERLRARAAGDPRWEAHRMALGLVDGEAEIRTFPGHENATLARLGDFAREWLPSALKDEGSERVPVRRLDTLLADGTVELDAPAFLKVDAEGFDWQVIEGAGSRVEGFVGLQMEMMVQPMWPDALPFGASVTRLAEMGFEPVAFSVANRARFSAIVVDGLFRNARFAPDPARAAEMWNPAGMGLSPQVWTHPADAEPSSRDSAGASWTA